From the genome of Pseudomonas putida:
GTGTGGTTGTAGTACATCGGGATTTGCCCGACCGATCGCGGGAAAGTGATGGCCAGCTTGCCCGATGGGTTGTAGTCACCGAACAGCACGTCGGCGATGGCGTTGCCGCCTTCGGTACCGGCGAACCAGGTCTCCAGGATGGCATCGGCTTGTTCGCGTTCCCAGCCGATCGACAGGGGACGGCCGTTCATCAGCACCAGCACCAGTGGCTTGCCGGTGGCTTTCAGGGCCTTGATCAGCTCACGCTGGACGGCCGGGATCTGCAGGGTGGTGCGGCTCGACGACTCGTGGGACATGCCACGCGATTCGCCGACCACGGCGACCACCACGTCGGACTGCTTGGCGGCCTTGACCGCTTCGTCGATCAGCACGGCGGCAGGGCGCGGGTCGTCGACGATTTCCGGCGCATCGAAGTTGAGGAAGTTCAGGTAGTCGAGGATGGCCTTGTCGCCGGTGACGTTGGAGCCCTTGGCATAGACCAGCTTGGCCTTGCCCTCCAGGGCTCGGCGCAGGCCTTCGCGGACGGTGACCGAATGTTGTGGCTTACCGTCGGCCGCCCAGCTCCCCATCATGTCGATGGGCGCATCGGCCAGCGGCCCGACCAGGGCGATGCTGCCGGCTTTCTTCAGTGGCAGGGTCTGCTTGTGGTTTTCCAGCAGCACCAGGCTGCGCCGCGCCACGTCGCGGGCGGCGTCGCGGTGCAGGCGCTCGTCGCCGTAGTAGTCCTTGAGGTCGGTCTCGGCCTTGCCGATGCGCACGTACGGGTCCTTGAACAGGCCCATGTCGTACTTGGCGCCCAGCACCTCGCGTACCGCCTGGTCCAGCTCGGCCTGGGAGACTTCGCCGGATTTCAGCAGCCCCGGCAGTTCCTGACCGTAGAGGGTGTCGTTCATGCTCATGTCGATGCCGGCCTTGATCGCCAGCTTGGCGGCCTCGCGGCCATCCCGGGCCACGCCGTGGCGGATCAGCTCCTGGATGGCGCCGTGGTCGCTGATGGTCACGCCCTTGAAGCCCCACTGCTTGCGCAGCAGATCGTTCATCAGCCAGGTATTGGAAGTGGCCGGCACGCCATTGATCGAGTTGAGCGCCACCATCACGCCGCCGGCACCAGCGTCGAGCGCGGCGCGGTAGGGTGGCAGGTAGTCGTTGTACATCTTCGGCAGGCTCATATCGACCGTGTTGTAGTCGCGCCCGCCCTCCACCGCGCCGTACAGGGCGAAGTGCTTGACGATGGCCATGATGCTGTCGGGGTTGGCCGGGCTGCTGCCCTGGAACGAACGGACCATCACCTGGCCGATCTTCGAGGTCAGGTAGGTATCTTCGCCGAAACCTTCGCTGGTGCGTCCCCAGCGTGGGTCACGGGCGATGTCGACCATCGGCGCGAAGGTCATGTCCAGCGCATCGGCGGAGGCCTCGATGGCCGAGGTGCGGCCGACCTTGGCGATGGCGTCCATGTCCCAGGTGGCAGCCAGGCCCAGGCCGATCGGGAAGATGGTGCGTTCGCCGTGGACGGTGTCGTAGGCGAAGAACATCGGGATCTTCAACCGGCTGCGCATGGCGGCATCCTGCATCGGCCGGTTCTCGGGCGCGGTGCGCGAGTTGAAGGTGCCGCCGATGCGGCCTGCGGCGATTTCCTCGCGGATCTTCTCGCGGGGCATTTCCGGGCCGATGCTGATCAGGCGCAACTGGCCGATCTTCTCGGCCTCGGTCATTTGCCCGATAAGGTGATCGATGAAAGCCTGCTTGTCTTGCAGGGGTGGGGCGGTGGGGGCGGCAAGGGCGGCCTGAGTGGCCAGGCCCATGGCCAGGCCCAGCAAAGACAATTTCATCGTGAATTCCGTGGTCGGGGCCTTGGCCGTATCCAGGTGGGGCTACGCGCGTGGGCGAAATGTTCAGGCGAATGTTGTTGTTCATGCCAGTGGCATGTCTGCCAGGCGGGGATTATGCCTGAATCCGTTAGTGTAGAACTTATCGGCATCAACCAGGTGGGATGCCACGCCCATCGCGAAAGCCTTCGCCTGGCCCGGCCGTCGACGTAGAATGCGCGGCATTGCGCCCCGCGCTCCCCGCTATTCGAGGCACCCGCTTTCCATGTCCGCCCCAACTTCCGCTTCCACCACGCCGGATGCGCGTGCCCAATTCCTCGACCAGCTCGGCGTTGCCCTGCACGGCAACACCTTGGTCAAACTGGTGCTGGCCCGCCCGGTGGGCGCCGACCAGACCCTGCAGCGCATCATCGCCAAGCCGCTGCAGGTCAAGGGCCAGCCTTGCCTGTCGCTGGTCTACCGTCACCAGACCCGCGACATCACCCGCAACCTGCCGCTGGACGAGGCCCAGTCGCTGGTCGCCGAGTTGCTGCCGGAAGGTTTTCGCAATGCCCACCTGTTCGATGCCGATGGCGAGTTGCAACTGACCTTCAGCAAGAAGGGCAAGCCGATGCTCCAGCGCCACGGCGCCCAGGCGCCGCGCGAGGCCGCAGCTGCGGTGGCACACGACCGAGAGAAGAAGCGCTACCTGACGCTATCGCGCCCGTTCCTGCGTGATCTGGGCGTGACCGATGCGCAAGGGGCGCTGATTCCTGCGATGTCGCGCAAGTGGAAGCAGATCAACAAGTTCATCGAAGTCTTCGACCATGCCCTTGCCAGCGCACCGATCCCTGCCGAGCAAGTGCTGCGCGTGGCCGACTTCGGTTCGGGCAAGGGCTACCTGACGTTCGCGATGCACGATTACCTGCGTGACACCCTGGGCCGCGAGGCCGAGGTGACCGGCGTGGAACTGCGCCAGGACATGGTCGACCTGTGCAACGCCGCTGCCGCACGCCTGGACCATCCAGGGCTGGAATTCCAATGCGGCGACGTGCGCAGCGTGGTGCCGGAGGCCATCGAGGTGATGATCGCCCTGCACGCCTGTGACGTCGCCACCGACTATGCCATCCACACCGGCATCCGCTGCAATGCCGCGATCATCATGTGTTCGCCGTGCTGCCACAAGCAGATCCGCCCCCAGTTGCACAGCCCCGGTCTGCTGCAGCCGATGCTGCAATACGGGCTGCACCTGGGCCAACAGGCCGAGATGCTCACCGACAGCCTGCGCGCGCTGTACCTGGAGGCTTGCGGTTACGAGACCAAGGTGTTCGAGTTCATCTCGCTGGAGCACACCAACAAGAACAAGATGATTCTTGCGGTGAAGCGGCGTCAGCCAGTGGATAGCCAGGTGCTGTTGGCGAAGATTGCCCAGCTGAAGGCGTTTTATGGTGTGCAGGAGCATTGCTTGGAGACGTTGTTGCGGGGCGATGGATTGATCTGATCCTGAATTTCCGTGGGAACCTTCCGATGGCGCTCCAATGGCGGTGGCAGTAGCAACAAGGCTCTGTAGTGTGTCTTCACCGCTCGAACTGCACGAAGTTGTCATTTGACAACCTTGTGGCTATGAGCCCACACTGGAGAAAGCTGATGTCACGCCCCAGTCATGCCGCGAAAGAGGTCGAACGAGCCCTCAGGCACGCTGAGTCACAAGGATGGAAAGTCGTGGCGGGAGGAGGGCACTGTTGGGGAAAGATGTATTGCCCCTACAACGATGCCGATTGTCGATGCGGTGAGTTTTGCATCACCAGTATCTGGAGCACTCCAAAAAATCCCGGAAACTTCGCTCGTCAGTTGAAGCGAATCGTGAGTAATTGCACCCGTGGCCCAGTTATCGAGATATCGGCGGCCGGTGAGGAGAAGTAGCAATGGAATACGAATTCACCCTCAAGTACCAACTTCCGGAAGATGAAAACGTCGACGTATTGCTCGAGCGGCTCGCTGAAGCAGGCTGTGACGATGCAGTGATCGGTATTGGCCAACCAGGTCGCCTGGCGCTAGCTTTCGCGCGTGAATCCCGCTCGGCCAGAGAAGCCATCGAAAGTGCTTTGAATGACGTGCGAACGGCTGTGCCCAGCGCTCGGTTGATCGAAGCGACACCTGATCTGGTCGGGCTTACCGACGTCGCGGAAATGATTGGCGTATCGCGTCAGAACATGCGCAAGTTGATGCTCTCACATATGCACAGCTTCCCGGCGCCCATCCATGAAGGCAGCGTATCGCTGTGGCATCTAGCGGATGTATTGGCCTGGCTACACGCGCGAGGAACCTACTCCATCGGCCAGGAGATCATGGAACTGGCACGAGTCGCCATGTCGGTCAATGTCTCCCGTGCCCATGAGCGTGTCTTTGGGGGCGCCAGCCAGTAAACCGAAGCGGCTCAGCGGTGCGCCTTGGGCGCCTCGATAGCGAGCTCCGCGGCGCCCAGCGGATGCGTGCTGGCGTCGAAGAAGTGCAGGGTGGTTGTCGGCAGGTCACCGAAGCGGTCGATGAAATGCTGCTTCTGGTTGATCACCGACGCTTCGCTCAATGGCCGGATGGCGATTGAAAGATGCTTCGGTCGTGCCTCGCGGATCGCATCGAGCAGGTGCTGGTCGCTGCTGTCCAGATGCTGACCGAACAGGCATAGACCTTGGCTTTCCTGTGCCAGTTGACCGAGGCACCAGGTGAGGTAGTCGGAGCTGCGGATGGCGCGCAGTTTTTCCTCGCTGCGTTCTTCGTTGACGAACAATGGCACTTCACCCGGAATGTTCACGGCAAACCCGTCCAGCAGTTCGCCGGCTTCGGCACTGCGCTGGCGCGTGCTGCCGTCGGGCAGCTTGAGCAGGTGCAGGCCGCCGTGCAGGTGCAGGACGCGGGTGCCCTCGCTGCGCGTGCGGCGCACGTCGAAGAAACCCTGCTCGTCGAACAGCGTGGCAAAGCCTTGCGCAGCGTGTTGCATGGCCCAGGGCAGGATCAGGTCATAGTTGCTGGTGTACACGCTGCGGTAGCCATGCAAGGCCTGGTTGATCGCCGCCAGGCTGGTGGCAGGCATCAGCGGCCACGGCAGGTGCACCGTACGCACGGCATGGATCAGCGCTTCCTTGATCGAGTAATAGCGGTTCAGCGGCGCGGTTGAGTTGATGGCCAGCGCGGCGTTGGCCCTTACCGTGTGGTTGAGCGTGCTCAACAGCGGCTCGAACAGCTCGCTGCCCAAGGACTTGAACAACGCCTGGTCACTGACCCCCAGGCCTTTCTTGCGACCAGCGCGCTGGGCCTCTTCGAACAGCGAGAAATAGCCAAACGGCTTCCATAGCGCGCGGCTGGCGCCATTGCCGAGCAGCAGGGCGTCGCAGGGGTGGCGCTGGTTGAGTTCTGGCCAAGGGGCAAGTCGGGCGTCGAGAGCTGGCATGCGCGGTCCATTCGGCAAAGCGGGAAACGGCGGGGACTTTAGCACGCCGTGCGAGGCTGCACCCTGCAAAAGCTTGTCTCATTCGATCTGTGAAGTCGTCCATTTTTGCTAGACAGAGGTCTCCTGCCGTTGCCGATTCCGCCACACGCGATACGCCCGTATCCCCGCTCGTACCGAACCGAACAGCAGCTTGTCTTCCATCTCCCGGGCCATGCCCGAGCGCACCAGCATGCGCAGGAAGGTCCCGCGAGCGCGGGCGATGGCGAAGTGGATGCCCTGGGCGGCCAGGGTATCGCGCACTTCACGCAGTGCCGCGATGCCGCTGACATCGATGCTGGTGACAGCCTCGGCGTCGAACAGCACGGCCTTGGGCTCGTTTTCGTGCTGCATGGCCTCGAGCAGGCGCGTCTTGAAGTAGTCGGCGTTGAAGAACAGGATCGCGTCGTCGAAGCGGTACACCACAAGGCCTGGTACGGTGCGGGCGTCCTTGTGCCGGCGAATGTCGACCTGGCCCTCGGTGCCGGGGAGCCAGCCCAGTACCGCGTCGGTCGGCTGGTAGATCGTGTGCAACAGGCGCAGGATCGCCAGGGTCACGGCGAAGACGATACCGGGCAGTACACCCAGGCCCAGCACGCCGACCGTGGTCAGCAGGCACAGCCAGAACTCGAAGCGGCTCAGGCGCCTGATCAGCGGCAGCGACTTGACGTCGATCAGCCCCCAACCGGCCATCAGCAGCACGGCGCCCAGCGCTGCCTGGGGGATCCAGGCCATTGGCGCGGTGAAGAACAACAGGATCAAGGCGATGACCAGCGCGGCGATGATGCCCACCAACTGGCTCTTGCCGCCGACCATGTCGTTGACCGCAGTGCGCGAGTCGGCGCCGCTGATGGCGAAGCCTTGGGAAATGCCGGCAGCGAGGTTGCTCACGCCAAGAGCGACGAATTCGTGGTTGGCGTTGATCGCATAACCATGCCGTGCAGCGAAGCTGCGAGCGGTGAGCATGGCGCTGCAGAAACTCACCGTGGCGATCCCCAGGGCATCGCGCATCAGGCTTTTCATTTCCGCCAGGTTGGTCTGGGGCCAGGCCAGCTGGGGTATTCCCGCCGGCACCTTGCCGAGAATGGCGACACCGAAACGGTCCAGGCCGAACACGCCGGCCAACAGGGTGAACACCGCCACCGTGACCAGCGCGGCGGGTAGGCGAGGGTAGCGCCGTGGCAGCCAGATCAGCAGGGCCAGCCCGCCGAGGCCGATGGCCAGGCTCAACCAGTGGATTTCGTTCAGGCGCTGGAGAAAGTTGATCAGGCTGAGGATGAAACCGTCGCCCTCGATCTTGAACCCCACCACCTTGGACAATTGCCCGGCGATCAGGCTCAGGCCGATACCGTTGAGGTAGCCGATCAGGATCGGCCGCGAGAAGAAGCTGGCAATGAAGCCGGCACGGGCCACCCCGGCGGCAATCAGCATCACCCCGACCAGCACGGTGACGATGACCGCCAGCTCCGCGGTGCGCTGCACCTCGCCCATGGCCAGTGGCGCCACGGCGCCAGCGATCATCGCGCAGGTGGCGGCGTCGGGGCCGACCATCAACTGGCGCGAACTGCCCACCAGGGCGTAGATCATCATCGGCAGTACGCAGGCGTATAGGCCGTATTGCGGCGGCAGGCCGACGATCTGCGCATAGGCGATGGCGATGGGGATCTGGATCGCGGCGACCGATAGCCCGGCTTGGAGATCGGCGGAAAACCACTCGCGGCGATAGTGCAGCAGGTTGGCGAGGCCCGGGAGCCAGCGGGAAAGAAACATGGCAGTCCTTTCAGGATGTTTCGCGAATCCTTGAAGCATATTCGCCATTGGCCGTTTCGCTTGCAAGCCGACACGTGCGCTGCGCATTCAAGCGAAACGTGGGGGAGGGCGCCCTGGGCCAGGTCAACGAAAGGACAGAAACGAAAAAAGGAGCCGAGGCTCCTTTTGACAGCGATGACGTTGCTGGAACGCCATGCGGGGGAATGCGATGTGGAGCGGGTAGAGGGAATCGAACCCTCAACTAAAGCTTGGGAAGCTTTCGTTTTGCCACTAAACTATACCCGCTTGAACGGTCGACTTTGTACCAGAAACGGCCGGCAATTAGAAGCCCATGTTATAAAAAAGCGTGTCGGCGGCCTGTAGCCTGCGGGTCGAGACCCCAGGTCGCCGATGTGCTCAGATGGCCAGTGCATGCTGCTCCTGCGCGTGGTTGTAACGCGGTCGGTGCTCACGCGCGGTCGGCTTGAGGAAGCCGAGCAAGGCGTCGCGGGTGGCTTCACAGGCGGATTTGTGCTCCATGTCGAGGAAGTGCCCGGCATCGCGGATCACGCTGAAGTGGCTCTTGTCCACATGGCGGCCGAACTGCCGGGCATCGTCGACGGTGGTGTACTCGTCAAGGTCGCCGTTGATGAACAGCACCGGGATATCGATGTTGCGCGCCGCAGTCAGTGCCCGCTGCAGATCATGCTGCAGCACCTGGTTGATATGAAAATGCATCTGCGCGTATTCGTGGCTGTCCAGGCTGCTCACGTGGCGGTAGTTGAAGCGCTTGAACAGCGACGGCAGGTATTTGCCGATGGTGTCGTTGACCAGGTTGCCCACCTGGTACCGATCGCACGCGGCCAGGTACTGGCAACCGCGGTCGAGGTAGTCGCGCATCGGTTCGTTGATGATCGGCGAGAATGAGCTGACCACCGCCTTTTTCACCAGCCGAGGCTGGTGCGCCAGCGCCAGCAGGGTGCAGGCTCCGCCCCACGAGAACGACATCACGTGATCGGCATGGAAGTGCTCGATCAACTCCAGCAGGATGTAGGCCTCGGTCTCCTTGGTGATGAGCCGTTCCTGGCGATTGTGCGGCTTGGACTTGCCCGCATAGGGCTGGTCATAGAGCACGACGTTGAATTGCGGGTGCAGGTTGCGCACCGTCTGTGCAAACGAGGCCGTGGTAGCCAGCGAACCGTTGATCAGGATGATCGTCTTCTCGGCCGCATCCGCGCGATAGAACTCCGTGTAAACCCGATACTGACCTTGGATATCAAGTACAGCGATTTCTGGCCTCATGTCATCGACTCCTGGCGCAAAAAGGGTATTCGCGTCACCTAGGGTGCACGTGCTTTATGACAGGTAGGCATTTGCCTGAAGCTAAAACCCGGGGCCCTGTGTCGATCCTTGGCAGGCGTGTCGACGGTATTGTTGTTGGCGGGCAATCTGCCGTGCCCCAGGGCATCTGGGCCTTGGGTGGCCGGCAAAAAGGCGTCTTGGACTGCGAGAGTGACCAACGGGTCACATGCAGACCGACGAATTAGCAGTCAAGCAGCGAGGCGGTGTTCCCGCAAGGGCCGCTCAGGGAGAAATATGACCTGAACCGCCAAGCGGTCGTATGACGTCCGTACATCGCCTGGCCTTCAGACCGAGGCGACTTCCTCGGCGGTGAGCGAGCGAAACTCCCCAGGGGCCAGTGCCGGGTCAAGGTGGATCGCGCCCATGCTCTCGCGGTGCAGCCCCAGCACCTTGTTGTCGAAGAAACCGAACATGCGCTTGACCTGGTGATAGCGGCCTTCGACGATCGCCAGCCGCGCCTTGCGCGGGCCGAGGATATCCAGCTGGGCGGGCTGCGTGGTGAGGTTCTCGAAGGCGAAATACAGGCCTTGCTGGAACGTGGCGGCGTAGTGCGCGCCGATCTCGTCCTCGGTCTCGACCAGATAATGCTTGGGCAGTTTGGTCTGCGGTTGGGTCAGGCGCCGCGACCATTGGCCGTCGTTGGTCAGGATCAGCAGGCCGGTGGTGTTGTAGTCCAGGCGCCCGGCGATGTGCAGGTCTTCGCGCAGTGGGTGCGGCAACAGGTCGAGGACGGTGCGGTGTTGCGGGTCCTGGGTGGCGCTGACGCATCCGGTTGGCTTGTGCAGCATCAGGTAGCGCGCCGGGCGACCGGCCTGGATCACCTCGTCGTCCACCTCGACTCGGCTGAACTCGCGGACCTCGCTTTGCGGGTCGGCCACCCATTCGCCGTCCAGCCGCACACGGCGCTGCGCCAGCAACAGGCGCACTTGCTGGCGGTTGTAGCAGGGCAGATTGGCGAAGAAGCGGTCGAGGCGCATGGCAAGGTCGGTATCGATCGGGGGGCGCAGTCTATCGTGTCGGCGGCGTCACTTGTGCGGCCAATTGTTGCTCGACTGCGGCGCACGCCGGACAAAGGCAGGCACGGTCGCGCAGTTCGTCGGGAAGTGCCTGCAACACGGCGGGGTCGATGCTGACCGAGAAGCACCAGCAGGGCTGCGTGGCGGTGCGCGGATCGGCCAGGGTGCATCGGTTGAGAGCACCGCACGCGGGGCAGCGCAGGGGATCGTTCACGCTGTATCTACCTGTTTCAAATTATTGCACAAAGGGCACTGCACCTCGGCGCAGTTGTCTTAATCAATGCCGATGAGCGTGTGCTCGCCGGCGCTCGCCAACGCCGTTGGCCGGGCATCCCTGCGGTCCAGGAGGCCGCCATGTCCTATCGAATTCTACTGATCGCCCTGTTGGGCCTGATGACTTCCGCCTGCGCGCCCTATTATGGCGACGGAGGCTATTATCGCTCGGATACCTACTACAGCGGTGGGTATGTGAACCCCGGGTACTACCGCTATGACCGTTACTATGGAGCGCCGCAGCCTCGATATTACTATCAGCCCGCACCACGCTACTACCGGCCGGCACCCGCGCCGCATCACTATCAGGGCCACCCGCGGCCAGGCATGAACCAGTGGCATGGCAACCCGCGCAACGACTATGGCAATCGTCAGCGTCATGATTACGGACGTGACCGGGACCGTCACGATTACCGCAACAACAGCCAGCGCTACCAGAATGACCGCTGGCATTCCAGCGGCCGTGGTGACCGCGACCGCCGACCCGACGGCATGCGTGGCGAGCGCAACCGCAACTGGCAGCGCTAAGGCAAGAAGAGCCGCTGTCAGCCGAGGTCAGCCAATGGATGGCGCCCCTCCCAAGCCTTGGTGAAGTGCGCCTCGACCACCGCCGCCGGTACCTGTGACACGTCGGGCCAGTGCCAGCGCGGTTGGTTGTCCTTGTCCAGCAGGCGGGCACGTACCCCTTCGCTGAATTCCGGGTGGCGGCAGCAGTTCAGGCTCAAGGTGTATTCCATCTGGAACACCTGCGCCAATGACAGGTGCCGGGCGCGCCTGATCTGTTCCCACACCAGGTGCGCCGTCAGCGGGCAGCCCTCGTGCAGGCGCTGGCCCGCTTCGGCCAGCAGCGGGTCGCTGTGGTGCTTCAGGCTTTCCAGTGCGCGCCAGGCTGCCGCGGCGTCGGCGACATCCAGTAACTCATCGATCCTCTGCTTGCGCGGCAGCCATTGCGCCGCCGGCAGTTGGGCGCTGGCGCGATGCTGCTCGGCCTTGAGCAAGCTGTTCAACTGAAGGGCGGTCTGTTCCTGCCAGTTCAGTTGCAGCAGTTCCTCGATCAGGGCGTCTTGCTGTTGGTCACCCAAGAAGCGGTCGGCCAGGCCCAGGTCCAATGCGTCGCGAGCATTGATTGGGGCGCCGGTCAGGCCGAGAAATAGCCCGAGCTTGCCGGGCAGCCGGGCGAGGAACCAGCTGGCGCCCACATCCGGATACAGCCCGATGCTAATCTCCGGCATCGCCAGCCGGCTGCTGGGCGTGACGATACGCACGCAGGCCCCTTGCAAGAGCCCCATGCCGCCGCCGAGCACATGCCCATGGCCCCAGCACAGCAGCGGCTTTGGGTAGGTGTGCAGGGCGTAGTCGAGGCGGTATTCGGCGGCGAAGAAACTGGCAGCCAGTGGCGGCACGCTGCCTGGGTGATCGCGACAGGCCTGGGCCAGGGCGCGGACGTCACCGCCGGCGCAGAACGCCTTGGCGCCGTTGCCCCGCAGCAGCACGCAGACGATGCCGGGGTCACGGGCCCATTCGTGCAGTTGTTCGCCGAGCCGTTCGATCATCGGCAGATTAAGGGCGTTGAGCGCCTTGGGCGCATCCAGGGTGGCGATGCCGATACGAGCGCCATCGACACCGGTGAGTACCTCGCAGTGAATGGACATGGACTACCTCGCGCAAGTCATCTCCCCAGTATGGCTTGCCACGCCGATCATGCCGGTCGTCGGTCGGATCGATTGACAAGCAGGGGCCGCGTTACCTA
Proteins encoded in this window:
- the bglX gene encoding beta-glucosidase BglX, producing the protein MKLSLLGLAMGLATQAALAAPTAPPLQDKQAFIDHLIGQMTEAEKIGQLRLISIGPEMPREKIREEIAAGRIGGTFNSRTAPENRPMQDAAMRSRLKIPMFFAYDTVHGERTIFPIGLGLAATWDMDAIAKVGRTSAIEASADALDMTFAPMVDIARDPRWGRTSEGFGEDTYLTSKIGQVMVRSFQGSSPANPDSIMAIVKHFALYGAVEGGRDYNTVDMSLPKMYNDYLPPYRAALDAGAGGVMVALNSINGVPATSNTWLMNDLLRKQWGFKGVTISDHGAIQELIRHGVARDGREAAKLAIKAGIDMSMNDTLYGQELPGLLKSGEVSQAELDQAVREVLGAKYDMGLFKDPYVRIGKAETDLKDYYGDERLHRDAARDVARRSLVLLENHKQTLPLKKAGSIALVGPLADAPIDMMGSWAADGKPQHSVTVREGLRRALEGKAKLVYAKGSNVTGDKAILDYLNFLNFDAPEIVDDPRPAAVLIDEAVKAAKQSDVVVAVVGESRGMSHESSSRTTLQIPAVQRELIKALKATGKPLVLVLMNGRPLSIGWEREQADAILETWFAGTEGGNAIADVLFGDYNPSGKLAITFPRSVGQIPMYYNHTRIGRPFTPGKPGNYTSQYFEEPNGPLYPFGYGLSYSTFELSGLSLSAKELKRGGALEARVTVKNTGKRDGETVVQLYLQDVSASMSRPVKELKHFQKVMLKAGESRTLSFKLSEDDLKFYNAQLQRVAEPGEFNVQVGLDSETVQQASFELQ
- a CDS encoding class I SAM-dependent methyltransferase, giving the protein MSAPTSASTTPDARAQFLDQLGVALHGNTLVKLVLARPVGADQTLQRIIAKPLQVKGQPCLSLVYRHQTRDITRNLPLDEAQSLVAELLPEGFRNAHLFDADGELQLTFSKKGKPMLQRHGAQAPREAAAAVAHDREKKRYLTLSRPFLRDLGVTDAQGALIPAMSRKWKQINKFIEVFDHALASAPIPAEQVLRVADFGSGKGYLTFAMHDYLRDTLGREAEVTGVELRQDMVDLCNAAAARLDHPGLEFQCGDVRSVVPEAIEVMIALHACDVATDYAIHTGIRCNAAIIMCSPCCHKQIRPQLHSPGLLQPMLQYGLHLGQQAEMLTDSLRALYLEACGYETKVFEFISLEHTNKNKMILAVKRRQPVDSQVLLAKIAQLKAFYGVQEHCLETLLRGDGLI
- a CDS encoding helix-turn-helix transcriptional regulator; translation: MEYEFTLKYQLPEDENVDVLLERLAEAGCDDAVIGIGQPGRLALAFARESRSAREAIESALNDVRTAVPSARLIEATPDLVGLTDVAEMIGVSRQNMRKLMLSHMHSFPAPIHEGSVSLWHLADVLAWLHARGTYSIGQEIMELARVAMSVNVSRAHERVFGGASQ
- a CDS encoding DUF4917 family protein, with the translated sequence MPALDARLAPWPELNQRHPCDALLLGNGASRALWKPFGYFSLFEEAQRAGRKKGLGVSDQALFKSLGSELFEPLLSTLNHTVRANAALAINSTAPLNRYYSIKEALIHAVRTVHLPWPLMPATSLAAINQALHGYRSVYTSNYDLILPWAMQHAAQGFATLFDEQGFFDVRRTRSEGTRVLHLHGGLHLLKLPDGSTRQRSAEAGELLDGFAVNIPGEVPLFVNEERSEEKLRAIRSSDYLTWCLGQLAQESQGLCLFGQHLDSSDQHLLDAIREARPKHLSIAIRPLSEASVINQKQHFIDRFGDLPTTTLHFFDASTHPLGAAELAIEAPKAHR
- a CDS encoding SulP family inorganic anion transporter, with protein sequence MFLSRWLPGLANLLHYRREWFSADLQAGLSVAAIQIPIAIAYAQIVGLPPQYGLYACVLPMMIYALVGSSRQLMVGPDAATCAMIAGAVAPLAMGEVQRTAELAVIVTVLVGVMLIAAGVARAGFIASFFSRPILIGYLNGIGLSLIAGQLSKVVGFKIEGDGFILSLINFLQRLNEIHWLSLAIGLGGLALLIWLPRRYPRLPAALVTVAVFTLLAGVFGLDRFGVAILGKVPAGIPQLAWPQTNLAEMKSLMRDALGIATVSFCSAMLTARSFAARHGYAINANHEFVALGVSNLAAGISQGFAISGADSRTAVNDMVGGKSQLVGIIAALVIALILLFFTAPMAWIPQAALGAVLLMAGWGLIDVKSLPLIRRLSRFEFWLCLLTTVGVLGLGVLPGIVFAVTLAILRLLHTIYQPTDAVLGWLPGTEGQVDIRRHKDARTVPGLVVYRFDDAILFFNADYFKTRLLEAMQHENEPKAVLFDAEAVTSIDVSGIAALREVRDTLAAQGIHFAIARARGTFLRMLVRSGMAREMEDKLLFGSVRAGIRAYRVWRNRQRQETSV
- a CDS encoding alpha/beta fold hydrolase, coding for MRPEIAVLDIQGQYRVYTEFYRADAAEKTIILINGSLATTASFAQTVRNLHPQFNVVLYDQPYAGKSKPHNRQERLITKETEAYILLELIEHFHADHVMSFSWGGACTLLALAHQPRLVKKAVVSSFSPIINEPMRDYLDRGCQYLAACDRYQVGNLVNDTIGKYLPSLFKRFNYRHVSSLDSHEYAQMHFHINQVLQHDLQRALTAARNIDIPVLFINGDLDEYTTVDDARQFGRHVDKSHFSVIRDAGHFLDMEHKSACEATRDALLGFLKPTAREHRPRYNHAQEQHALAI
- a CDS encoding 16S rRNA pseudouridine(516) synthase, translating into MRLDRFFANLPCYNRQQVRLLLAQRRVRLDGEWVADPQSEVREFSRVEVDDEVIQAGRPARYLMLHKPTGCVSATQDPQHRTVLDLLPHPLREDLHIAGRLDYNTTGLLILTNDGQWSRRLTQPQTKLPKHYLVETEDEIGAHYAATFQQGLYFAFENLTTQPAQLDILGPRKARLAIVEGRYHQVKRMFGFFDNKVLGLHRESMGAIHLDPALAPGEFRSLTAEEVASV
- a CDS encoding cysteine-rich CWC family protein; translated protein: MNDPLRCPACGALNRCTLADPRTATQPCWCFSVSIDPAVLQALPDELRDRACLCPACAAVEQQLAAQVTPPTR
- a CDS encoding enoyl-CoA hydratase/isomerase family protein; the encoded protein is MSIHCEVLTGVDGARIGIATLDAPKALNALNLPMIERLGEQLHEWARDPGIVCVLLRGNGAKAFCAGGDVRALAQACRDHPGSVPPLAASFFAAEYRLDYALHTYPKPLLCWGHGHVLGGGMGLLQGACVRIVTPSSRLAMPEISIGLYPDVGASWFLARLPGKLGLFLGLTGAPINARDALDLGLADRFLGDQQQDALIEELLQLNWQEQTALQLNSLLKAEQHRASAQLPAAQWLPRKQRIDELLDVADAAAAWRALESLKHHSDPLLAEAGQRLHEGCPLTAHLVWEQIRRARHLSLAQVFQMEYTLSLNCCRHPEFSEGVRARLLDKDNQPRWHWPDVSQVPAAVVEAHFTKAWEGRHPLADLG